A single genomic interval of Metasolibacillus fluoroglycofenilyticus harbors:
- a CDS encoding alpha/beta hydrolase family protein, with the protein MKKNGIIEEIRRYPSPNEKVRLDEIIYWSNGLRVKGLLARPKQEGQYEALLYLRGGLQFIGMVRPARIAQFAAQGFVVFAPYYRGNRGGEGRDEFAGEDRYDAVYAVDVLKQFCDAQKVHLFGFSRGGLMALWTAILRDDIASLVTWAGVSDATDTYWQRVDMRRGLKRIIGGTPNKVPERYNQRTPLYEITKLHAPVLIIHGTEDQHVQPMHAYKLEQYLRNNNKQVEAWYASGLKHHYPPRLNCQTVRQLCQWMKKQLI; encoded by the coding sequence GTGAAGAAAAATGGAATAATTGAAGAAATAAGACGCTACCCTTCACCGAATGAAAAAGTGCGCTTAGATGAAATCATTTATTGGTCAAATGGCTTGCGTGTAAAGGGCTTGCTAGCTCGACCGAAGCAAGAGGGACAATATGAGGCACTGCTCTATTTACGTGGTGGTCTGCAATTTATCGGAATGGTACGCCCTGCACGAATCGCACAATTTGCCGCACAAGGCTTCGTTGTTTTTGCCCCCTATTACCGCGGTAATCGAGGGGGCGAGGGCAGGGATGAGTTTGCTGGTGAGGATCGTTATGATGCAGTATATGCCGTTGACGTACTAAAGCAGTTTTGCGATGCACAAAAAGTGCATTTATTTGGCTTTTCACGCGGTGGCTTAATGGCGTTATGGACGGCAATATTGCGTGATGATATTGCCTCACTCGTGACATGGGCAGGAGTGTCTGATGCGACTGATACATATTGGCAAAGAGTCGATATGCGCCGAGGGTTAAAGCGTATTATCGGAGGGACACCGAATAAAGTACCAGAGCGCTATAATCAGCGTACTCCCTTATATGAAATTACGAAATTACATGCGCCTGTTTTAATTATTCATGGCACTGAGGACCAGCATGTGCAGCCGATGCATGCATATAAGCTAGAGCAATATTTGCGAAACAACAACAAGCAAGTAGAAGCTTGGTATGCAAGTGGGCTAAAGCATCATTATCCACCACGGCTTAATTGTCAAACAGTAAGGCAGCTTTGCCAGTGGATGAAAAAGCAGCTAATTTAA
- a CDS encoding alanine/glycine:cation symporter family protein — MESVVGFLNDVLWGPWFIYAILLVGLFFSIITRFLQVRLIKDMFVLMFKGEKSDKGISSFQAMSIALSGRVGTGNIAGTATAIGMGGPGAVFWMWAIAFIGAATAYVESTLAQIYKEEKETEYRGGPAYYIEKGTGQKWFGVLFAVIAVIAMLFLMPGVQSNAISGAVENAFGLAPWITGVIIIVLLGTIIIGGVKSIANAAQVIVPFMAAAYMIMAFIIIVMNFSEIPTVIGLIFSSAFGAQEIFGGIVGSAIAWGVKRGIYSNEAGQGTGAHPAAAAEVSHPAKQGIVQAASVYIDTLLVCSATAFMILFTGMYNVHDEKGDKIVVQHESAEYEIYPTIYTGEFGQNNYTGDAQISYAQSIKEGATYTQHAVESAIPGFGAPFVAIALFFFAFTTIMAYYYIAETNVAYLFSGTAEKIGIWIAKIAILIAAFLGTVRTSDLAWAMGDVGLGLMVWVNVIAILIVMKPAIVALKDYDRQKKEGKDPQFDPTKLGIKNADFWVERNKGKS; from the coding sequence ATGGAGTCAGTTGTAGGTTTTTTAAATGATGTTTTGTGGGGACCATGGTTTATTTATGCTATTTTGCTAGTTGGACTATTTTTCTCGATTATTACTCGTTTTTTACAAGTACGCCTTATTAAAGACATGTTTGTGTTGATGTTCAAAGGGGAGAAATCTGATAAGGGTATTTCATCATTCCAAGCGATGTCTATTGCTTTATCAGGACGCGTAGGTACAGGTAATATCGCAGGTACAGCAACTGCGATTGGTATGGGGGGACCTGGTGCTGTATTTTGGATGTGGGCTATTGCCTTTATTGGTGCCGCAACAGCTTATGTTGAATCTACTTTGGCGCAAATTTATAAAGAAGAAAAAGAAACAGAATACCGCGGTGGTCCTGCCTACTATATTGAAAAAGGTACAGGACAAAAATGGTTTGGTGTATTATTTGCAGTTATAGCAGTAATTGCAATGTTATTTTTAATGCCTGGTGTGCAATCTAATGCGATTTCAGGTGCGGTAGAAAATGCCTTTGGTTTAGCACCTTGGATTACTGGTGTTATTATTATCGTTTTATTAGGCACAATTATTATTGGTGGGGTTAAATCAATTGCGAATGCGGCACAAGTTATCGTACCATTTATGGCTGCCGCTTATATGATTATGGCATTTATCATTATTGTGATGAATTTTTCAGAAATACCAACAGTTATCGGTTTAATTTTCTCAAGTGCATTTGGTGCTCAAGAAATTTTTGGCGGAATCGTAGGTTCGGCTATTGCTTGGGGAGTTAAACGTGGTATTTACTCAAATGAGGCTGGTCAAGGTACAGGTGCTCACCCTGCAGCAGCAGCAGAAGTATCTCATCCTGCTAAGCAAGGGATTGTACAGGCAGCATCTGTTTATATTGATACATTATTAGTTTGTTCAGCAACAGCGTTTATGATTTTATTTACAGGTATGTACAATGTCCATGATGAAAAAGGGGATAAAATCGTTGTTCAGCATGAATCAGCAGAATATGAAATTTACCCGACGATTTACACGGGTGAGTTTGGTCAAAATAATTATACAGGTGACGCTCAAATTTCATACGCACAATCAATTAAAGAAGGGGCTACTTATACACAACATGCTGTAGAAAGCGCTATTCCAGGCTTTGGTGCACCATTCGTAGCGATTGCATTATTCTTCTTCGCCTTTACAACAATAATGGCTTATTATTACATTGCTGAGACAAACGTTGCTTATTTATTCTCTGGAACAGCGGAGAAAATTGGTATATGGATTGCTAAAATCGCCATTTTAATTGCAGCCTTTTTAGGTACAGTACGTACTTCAGATTTAGCATGGGCTATGGGGGATGTTGGATTAGGCTTAATGGTTTGGGTAAACGTCATTGCGATTTTAATCGTTATGAAACCAGCAATTGTTGCATTAAAAGATTATGATAGACAGAAAAAAGAAGGAAAAGACCCACAATTTGACCCTACTAAGCTAGGTATTAAAAATGCAGATTTCTGGGTTGAACGTAACAAAGGAAAATCATAA
- the metK gene encoding methionine adenosyltransferase, with protein sequence MTNRRLFTSESVTEGHPDKICDQISDAILDAILAEDPNARVACETTVTTGLVLVAGEITTSTYVDIKGIVRDTVAEIGYTRGKYGFDAENLAVLVAIGEQSPDIAQGVDQALEAREGSMSDEAIEAIGAGDQGLMFGYACNETPELMPLPISLAHKLARRLTEVRKSGELKYLRPDGKTQVTVEYDENNVPVRVDTIVISTQHDEEVTLEQIQADLKRVVIAPVVPAELLDEATKYFINPTGRFVIGGPKGDAGLTGRKIIVDTYGGYARHGGGAFSGKDATKVDRSAAYAARYVAKNIVAAGLADRAEVQLAYAIGVAQPVSIAVDTFGTGTVPSSQIVEWVRELFDLRPAGIIKMLDLRRPIFKQTAAYGHFGRTDLNVPWEQTDKADVLKEKAALLVK encoded by the coding sequence ATGACAAATCGTAGACTATTTACATCTGAAAGTGTTACTGAAGGACATCCAGATAAAATTTGCGACCAAATCTCAGATGCAATTTTGGACGCCATTTTAGCTGAAGATCCAAATGCTCGTGTAGCATGTGAAACAACGGTAACGACAGGGCTAGTACTAGTGGCAGGAGAAATTACGACTTCTACTTATGTAGATATTAAAGGAATTGTACGTGACACTGTAGCAGAGATTGGCTATACGCGTGGTAAATATGGCTTCGATGCTGAAAACTTAGCAGTGCTTGTAGCAATTGGCGAACAATCACCTGATATTGCACAAGGCGTAGACCAAGCTCTTGAGGCACGTGAAGGCTCAATGTCAGACGAGGCGATTGAAGCAATTGGTGCGGGTGACCAAGGATTAATGTTTGGGTATGCATGTAACGAAACACCAGAGCTAATGCCGCTACCAATTAGCTTGGCGCATAAGCTAGCGCGCCGTTTAACAGAAGTGCGAAAATCAGGTGAATTAAAATATTTACGTCCAGATGGAAAAACACAAGTAACGGTTGAGTACGATGAAAATAATGTACCAGTACGTGTAGATACAATTGTTATTTCAACACAGCATGATGAAGAAGTAACATTGGAGCAAATTCAAGCAGATTTAAAGCGTGTTGTAATTGCACCAGTTGTACCAGCTGAGCTATTAGATGAAGCAACAAAATATTTTATTAATCCGACAGGTCGCTTTGTTATCGGTGGACCAAAGGGCGATGCCGGTTTAACAGGTCGCAAAATCATTGTGGATACTTACGGAGGCTATGCGCGACATGGTGGTGGGGCATTCTCAGGTAAGGATGCGACAAAAGTAGACCGCTCTGCGGCTTACGCAGCGCGTTATGTGGCAAAAAATATCGTTGCTGCTGGTTTAGCAGACCGTGCAGAAGTACAGCTTGCTTATGCAATCGGTGTGGCACAGCCTGTATCAATTGCTGTAGATACATTTGGTACGGGAACAGTGCCATCTTCTCAAATTGTAGAATGGGTCCGTGAGCTCTTTGATTTACGCCCAGCAGGTATTATTAAAATGTTAGATTTACGCCGACCAATCTTTAAACAAACTGCAGCTTATGGACATTTCGGTCGTACAGATTTGAATGTACCTTGGGAGCAAACAGATAAAGCAGACGTATTAAAGGAAAAAGCAGCATTATTAGTGAAATAA
- a CDS encoding gamma carbonic anhydrase yields MIYPYKGILPKIDSSAFIADFATITGDVTIGEESTIWFNTVIRGDVAATIIGKRVSIQDLSCIHQSPNNPVIIEDEVTVGHQVTLHGCTIRKRALIGMGSIILDGAEIGEGAFIGAGSLVPPGKKIPPNMLAMGRPAKVVREVNAEDREDMDRIIREYVEKGQYYKSLQTNM; encoded by the coding sequence ATGATTTACCCATATAAAGGAATACTACCCAAAATTGATTCCTCTGCATTTATTGCAGATTTCGCTACGATAACAGGCGACGTTACAATTGGAGAGGAATCGACAATATGGTTTAATACAGTTATTCGTGGTGATGTAGCAGCAACAATTATTGGCAAACGAGTTAGTATACAAGATTTGAGCTGCATACACCAAAGTCCAAATAACCCTGTAATTATTGAAGATGAAGTAACGGTTGGTCATCAGGTGACATTGCATGGCTGTACCATTCGCAAACGAGCACTAATCGGCATGGGCTCAATCATTCTTGATGGAGCTGAAATTGGAGAAGGTGCGTTTATTGGTGCGGGCAGTCTCGTTCCCCCAGGTAAAAAAATACCACCAAATATGCTCGCAATGGGGCGTCCCGCAAAGGTCGTACGCGAAGTAAATGCAGAGGATCGTGAAGACATGGATCGCATTATTCGTGAATATGTAGAAAAAGGCCAATATTATAAATCATTGCAAACAAATATGTAA
- a CDS encoding alpha/beta hydrolase, translating into MWKWEADGQPKAVVAIVHSAYEHHRWYAWLIEKLRSAGFHVVMGDLPGHGEQAQNRGYHDEDFFKYEDYVKQLVEIGLSENLPVFVIGNGLGATVLMNVLQKKKLECAGAIFVSPWLQLKLQPGKMSNALTSISALTSSVKLQHDITMQRMSRNYEVYEELKDDVPHNTTVTVKWYKDLQQLLKRLKNVEVKFPNLPILMMTGERDSITDIQVSKNWLLQQPLTHFQYKEWSDCQHSLYFEMEREEVYLYTKDFMNNVLRSLGYII; encoded by the coding sequence ATGTGGAAATGGGAGGCTGATGGGCAGCCAAAGGCAGTTGTGGCAATTGTCCATAGTGCATATGAGCATCATCGCTGGTATGCTTGGCTCATTGAAAAGCTGCGTAGTGCAGGATTTCACGTTGTAATGGGAGATTTGCCAGGCCATGGAGAACAGGCACAGAATAGAGGCTACCATGATGAGGATTTTTTTAAATATGAGGACTATGTAAAACAGTTGGTAGAAATAGGGTTATCTGAAAACTTACCTGTATTTGTTATAGGGAATGGTTTAGGTGCAACAGTATTAATGAATGTTTTACAAAAAAAGAAATTAGAATGTGCAGGCGCCATATTTGTGTCGCCTTGGCTACAGCTCAAGCTACAGCCTGGTAAAATGTCAAATGCATTAACAAGTATTAGTGCGTTGACTTCTAGTGTCAAGCTTCAGCATGATATTACGATGCAACGGATGTCTCGAAATTATGAGGTATATGAGGAGCTAAAGGATGATGTTCCTCATAATACAACTGTTACAGTAAAGTGGTATAAAGATTTGCAACAGCTACTGAAGCGTTTAAAAAATGTAGAAGTGAAATTTCCGAATTTACCTATTTTAATGATGACGGGAGAAAGGGATTCAATTACCGATATACAAGTATCAAAAAATTGGTTATTACAACAACCATTAACTCATTTTCAATATAAAGAATGGTCGGATTGTCAGCACAGTTTATATTTTGAAATGGAAAGAGAAGAAGTATATTTATACACAAAAGATTTTATGAATAATGTGTTGCGCTCGTTAGGCTATATAATTTAA
- the pckA gene encoding phosphoenolpyruvate carboxykinase (ATP) → MNSVEIANELKDLLNGTNIHVQLSVPQLVEKATSRGEAILTVDGALRAETGKYTGRSPKDKYTVEEESTKDKIDWGKVNRPISSEVFEKLYVKVVNYLKERDELFVFNGFAGADKDSQIGIKVINEYAWHNLFCHQLFIRPTAEELATHTTDFTIVSAPNFKADPTVDGTNSETFIIVSLEKKVILIGGTEYAGEMKKSIFSIMNYLLPEQDILSMHCSANVGEAGDVALFFGLSGTGKTTLSADSDRKLIGDDEHGWSDNGVFNIEGGCYAKTINLSKEKEPEIYNAIRFGSVLENVIVDENTRICNYDDGSLTENTRVAYPIEYIENIAKPSVAGHPQTIVFLTADAFGVLPPISKLTKEQAMYHFLSGFTSKLAGTERGVTEPEPVFSTCFGSPFLPLPATVYAEMLGKKIDEHGSQVFLVNTGWTGGEYGVGSRMKLSYTRAMVRAAIEGKLSDVETTQDAVFGLHIPTAIEGVPSEVLNPRDAWADKNAYDTKAKHLAGLFNDNFQKFENVSEDISKQGGPLV, encoded by the coding sequence ATGAATTCAGTAGAAATTGCAAACGAACTGAAAGATTTATTAAACGGTACAAATATTCATGTTCAACTTTCTGTTCCACAGTTAGTAGAAAAAGCAACATCTCGTGGAGAAGCAATTCTAACTGTTGACGGTGCATTACGTGCTGAAACAGGCAAATATACTGGTCGTTCTCCTAAAGATAAATATACAGTAGAAGAAGAAAGCACGAAAGATAAAATTGACTGGGGAAAAGTAAACCGTCCGATTTCTTCTGAAGTGTTTGAAAAACTATATGTAAAGGTAGTTAATTATTTAAAAGAACGCGACGAGCTTTTCGTATTTAATGGTTTTGCTGGTGCAGATAAAGATTCACAAATCGGTATTAAAGTTATTAATGAATATGCATGGCATAATTTATTCTGCCATCAATTATTTATCCGCCCAACTGCCGAGGAGCTTGCTACACATACAACAGACTTTACAATTGTTTCTGCACCAAACTTTAAAGCAGATCCAACTGTTGATGGAACAAATTCAGAAACATTCATTATTGTTTCATTAGAAAAGAAAGTGATTTTAATCGGTGGTACAGAATACGCTGGTGAAATGAAAAAATCTATTTTCAGCATTATGAATTATTTATTACCAGAGCAAGATATTTTATCAATGCACTGCTCAGCAAACGTTGGTGAAGCGGGCGATGTCGCTTTATTCTTCGGCTTATCTGGTACAGGCAAAACGACTTTATCAGCAGATAGCGACCGTAAATTAATCGGTGATGACGAACACGGCTGGTCAGACAATGGCGTTTTCAATATTGAAGGTGGTTGCTATGCAAAAACAATTAACCTTTCAAAAGAAAAAGAACCTGAAATTTATAATGCGATTCGCTTCGGCTCTGTATTAGAAAACGTTATTGTAGATGAAAATACACGTATTTGCAACTATGACGACGGTTCGTTAACAGAAAATACGCGCGTAGCTTACCCGATTGAGTATATTGAAAATATCGCAAAGCCCTCTGTAGCAGGACACCCACAAACAATCGTGTTCTTAACTGCAGATGCATTTGGTGTATTACCTCCAATCTCAAAATTAACAAAGGAGCAAGCGATGTATCATTTCCTAAGCGGCTTCACATCGAAGTTAGCAGGTACAGAACGTGGCGTAACAGAGCCAGAACCAGTATTCTCAACATGCTTCGGTTCTCCATTCCTACCGCTTCCTGCAACAGTTTATGCAGAAATGTTAGGTAAGAAAATTGATGAGCACGGCTCACAAGTATTTTTAGTAAACACTGGTTGGACTGGTGGCGAATATGGCGTAGGTAGCCGTATGAAGCTCTCTTACACACGCGCAATGGTGCGTGCTGCTATCGAAGGTAAACTAAGCGATGTTGAAACAACACAAGATGCAGTATTCGGCTTACACATTCCAACAGCAATTGAAGGTGTACCGTCGGAAGTATTAAACCCTCGCGATGCTTGGGCTGATAAAAATGCTTATGATACAAAAGCTAAGCATTTAGCAGGTCTTTTCAATGACAACTTCCAAAAATTCGAGAATGTTTCGGAAGATATTTCAAAACAAGGCGGTCCATTAGTTTAA
- a CDS encoding NUDIX domain-containing protein produces the protein MFTFTDENGFKVVLRFDHGPFEVEPRHVLVLVQHKGKWLCAVHKERGVEFPGGKQEAGETLLQAAIREVYEETQVQIKDVEWFAYYVVHTKTPFCKAVFTANVAHIEEFVGEYETTGRLWLTADELLTHPHLSFYMRDAGMKKMLQEVECK, from the coding sequence ATGTTTACGTTTACAGATGAAAATGGTTTCAAGGTTGTTTTGCGATTTGACCATGGTCCCTTTGAAGTAGAGCCTCGCCATGTGTTGGTGCTCGTGCAGCACAAGGGAAAATGGCTGTGCGCGGTGCATAAGGAGAGAGGAGTAGAATTTCCAGGCGGGAAGCAGGAGGCAGGGGAAACGTTATTACAGGCGGCTATTCGCGAAGTATATGAGGAAACACAGGTGCAGATAAAAGATGTAGAGTGGTTTGCTTATTATGTAGTACATACAAAAACACCGTTTTGTAAGGCAGTATTTACCGCAAATGTAGCGCATATTGAAGAGTTTGTAGGTGAATATGAAACGACAGGGCGATTATGGCTTACGGCAGACGAATTGCTCACTCATCCACATTTAAGCTTCTATATGCGAGATGCAGGTATGAAAAAGATGTTACAGGAAGTGGAATGCAAGTGA
- a CDS encoding GerAB/ArcD/ProY family transporter has product MSNKQMISTRQFTIITFLYSIGTSILIIPAYLAKLAKQDAWIAAIVGVLLSFLLIMLFVKLANTFPKYTLIEIIEKVLGKWLGKPVAILFILFAFLNSGEMLYYIGNFMQIEIMPETPNFAFVLLFGFIIILANYLGLETFARSAELLFPVFLLLFLFFIIFITPDIKFENMQPMLDTPPRTFIASVLYFMSIFAFPSIMLLMIYPSTVNINKSAQKGFYLGILLGGIVLIFIITLCILVLGDMNTASQNYPTYILAQRISIGNFFQRIEVIIAFMWIITIYTRAFIYFYVTLIGLQQIFHIKDEKPLILPFSILLLGVSQIVHPNSTHSYLYNTNIWLPYSAVFSIILSTFLLFIAKIRRLN; this is encoded by the coding sequence ATGAGCAATAAACAAATGATTAGCACACGCCAATTTACAATTATCACCTTTTTATATTCGATAGGTACATCCATTTTAATTATTCCTGCCTATTTAGCAAAGCTCGCAAAACAGGATGCTTGGATTGCTGCGATAGTTGGGGTATTACTTAGCTTTTTATTAATTATGCTTTTCGTCAAGCTTGCCAATACATTTCCAAAATATACTTTGATTGAAATAATCGAAAAAGTATTAGGTAAATGGCTAGGCAAGCCTGTTGCAATTTTATTTATATTGTTTGCGTTTTTAAATTCAGGCGAGATGTTGTATTATATCGGAAACTTCATGCAAATTGAAATTATGCCTGAAACACCTAACTTCGCATTTGTGTTATTATTTGGCTTTATTATTATTTTGGCAAATTATTTAGGGTTAGAAACTTTTGCTCGTTCTGCTGAATTACTTTTTCCTGTATTTCTACTGTTGTTTTTATTTTTTATTATTTTCATTACACCAGATATTAAATTTGAAAATATGCAACCGATGCTGGATACTCCTCCCCGCACATTTATTGCAAGCGTGCTTTATTTTATGAGTATCTTCGCCTTTCCGTCGATTATGCTTTTAATGATTTATCCTTCTACGGTCAATATAAATAAATCTGCCCAAAAAGGCTTTTATCTAGGTATTTTATTAGGCGGGATTGTCTTAATTTTCATTATTACTTTATGCATATTAGTGCTAGGGGATATGAATACAGCTTCACAAAATTATCCGACCTACATATTAGCGCAGCGAATTTCTATCGGTAATTTCTTCCAAAGAATTGAAGTTATCATCGCATTTATGTGGATTATTACCATTTATACTCGAGCGTTTATTTATTTTTATGTGACGCTTATCGGCTTACAGCAAATTTTTCACATTAAGGATGAAAAACCACTTATTCTTCCATTTAGTATATTATTACTTGGCGTTTCTCAAATTGTCCATCCAAATTCAACACATTCGTATCTTTATAATACAAATATATGGTTGCCTTATTCTGCTGTATTTTCAATTATATTATCAACTTTTTTATTATTCATCGCAAAAATCAGACGCTTAAATTAG
- a CDS encoding spore germination protein, with translation MEHSDTQTHSPSKLSPNAHQKPLFTSLQHTIDTIQQTVGYSDDVMVRQLFIGESTKQSLAIVYIDGLVNKADITNTLLEPIMGLLTDQIEENIEKTTDFLKQYCLTIGNVQEIQKFATLYSALFNGSAIIIVDGLATALATNIKDPKDRPVMEPATESVIRGPRESFTETLRTNTALIRRKIKNPNLWVQSKIIGDVTQTDVAIIHINGIANDKIVQEVFDRLNQIDIDGILEGGYIESLIQDAQFSLFPTMYTSERPDVIAGELLEGKVAIMVDGTPFVLIVPSLITSFLQSSEDYYSNAIVSSLIRLLRFVAILISLVAPAFYVAITTFHHEMLPTPLLISIASQREGVPFPAVIEALLMELAFEILREAGLRMPRTIGPAVSIVGTLVIGEAAVTAGVVSAVTVIIVALTAICSFIFPSYGLSNSIRVLRFPFILLAGGFGLYGVMIGMLALVLHLCSLRSFGIPYMSPFAPLILENQKDAILLLPRRFLKKRPRLVNQTNMTRESKYKKRYKR, from the coding sequence ATGGAACATTCAGATACACAGACACACTCCCCTTCTAAGCTTTCACCTAATGCCCATCAGAAACCACTATTTACTTCATTACAACATACGATTGATACAATACAACAGACTGTTGGTTATAGTGATGATGTGATGGTGCGACAACTTTTTATCGGAGAATCAACTAAACAATCTTTAGCTATTGTTTATATAGATGGCTTAGTTAATAAAGCAGATATCACAAATACATTGTTGGAGCCCATCATGGGATTATTAACAGACCAAATTGAAGAAAATATTGAAAAAACAACTGATTTTTTAAAGCAATACTGCTTAACGATTGGCAATGTCCAAGAAATACAAAAATTTGCAACGCTCTACAGTGCGCTTTTCAATGGAAGTGCCATTATCATAGTGGACGGTTTAGCGACCGCACTTGCGACGAATATAAAGGACCCTAAAGACCGCCCTGTGATGGAGCCTGCAACAGAGTCTGTTATACGCGGACCACGTGAATCCTTTACTGAAACATTGCGTACAAATACAGCGCTCATTCGTCGTAAAATAAAGAACCCTAATTTATGGGTTCAAAGTAAAATTATTGGCGATGTTACACAAACAGATGTAGCAATTATCCATATAAATGGTATTGCCAATGATAAAATTGTTCAAGAGGTATTTGACCGACTCAATCAAATTGATATTGATGGTATTTTAGAAGGTGGTTATATTGAATCATTAATTCAAGATGCTCAATTCTCATTGTTTCCAACGATGTATACGTCAGAGCGTCCAGATGTTATTGCAGGGGAATTGCTTGAAGGTAAGGTCGCCATTATGGTTGATGGTACGCCCTTTGTGCTAATTGTCCCTTCCCTTATTACATCGTTTTTACAATCATCTGAGGATTATTACTCAAATGCAATTGTCAGCTCTCTTATTCGGTTATTAAGATTTGTTGCAATTCTTATTTCATTAGTTGCACCTGCCTTTTATGTTGCCATCACGACATTTCATCATGAAATGCTACCAACACCTTTACTTATAAGTATTGCATCACAGCGGGAAGGTGTGCCGTTTCCTGCTGTAATCGAAGCATTATTAATGGAACTTGCATTTGAAATTTTACGTGAAGCTGGACTACGCATGCCACGCACTATCGGTCCTGCTGTCTCGATTGTTGGCACATTAGTTATTGGGGAAGCAGCGGTTACAGCGGGCGTTGTTTCAGCGGTAACAGTTATTATTGTCGCTTTAACTGCTATTTGTAGTTTTATTTTTCCGTCATATGGTCTTTCAAACTCTATTCGAGTTTTGCGCTTTCCTTTCATTTTACTAGCGGGAGGCTTTGGTCTTTATGGTGTCATGATTGGTATGTTAGCACTTGTTCTACATTTATGTAGTTTACGTTCATTCGGCATTCCATACATGAGTCCGTTTGCACCACTGATACTCGAAAATCAAAAGGATGCCATTTTACTGCTCCCTAGAAGATTTTTAAAGAAAAGACCTCGTTTAGTAAACCAAACAAATATGACGAGAGAATCAAAATATAAAAAAAGATATAAAAGATAA
- a CDS encoding Ger(x)C family spore germination protein, with amino-acid sequence MHKIASILLFLSICLLLSGCWSKKELNDIAIVVALGIDQQGDEYEVTVQVVNPGEISSKQPTSGRSPVSTYSATGPTIFEAIRKVTLLAPRKSYFSHLQIIVFGSELLESGIKPALDFLSRDHEFRNDLNVIAAYETTAKDIISVLTPVEKIPANKITFSLKISEKAWGSTATVALYDLIDALHYEDNSLVLSTLNLIGSKEIGMSKENVDQIVVPTILKYSGFAVLKKGKMVGLLTDEESKGYNFLTDNIKSTIEQITCPEDGNLAVEITRSKTTVKGKFDNNTPKIHVLVDLQQNIGEVKCVIDLTKEQTIKEINDKTSDVIKQKIEKTLHALQKKYEADAVQFNKVLHKQEPKKWRNIKNEWESLFPNVEVTVDVVVHTRNTGTIQNSTFFPTQE; translated from the coding sequence ATGCACAAAATCGCTTCCATTTTATTGTTTCTTTCCATATGCCTGCTGTTAAGCGGGTGTTGGAGCAAAAAAGAGCTTAATGATATTGCCATTGTTGTTGCACTAGGTATCGACCAGCAAGGTGATGAATATGAAGTAACTGTTCAAGTCGTTAATCCCGGTGAAATTTCTTCTAAACAGCCAACAAGCGGGCGCTCTCCAGTTTCTACGTATTCAGCAACTGGTCCTACAATATTTGAAGCAATTCGGAAAGTCACATTGTTAGCACCTAGAAAATCATATTTTTCGCATTTACAAATTATAGTTTTCGGCAGTGAATTGCTGGAGAGTGGAATTAAGCCTGCACTAGATTTTTTATCTCGTGACCATGAATTTCGTAATGATTTGAATGTTATCGCTGCATACGAAACAACAGCTAAAGATATTATCAGCGTGCTGACGCCTGTTGAAAAAATACCAGCCAATAAAATAACATTCTCTCTCAAAATTTCCGAAAAGGCATGGGGCTCTACAGCAACAGTCGCCTTGTATGATTTAATTGATGCGCTACACTATGAGGATAACAGCCTTGTCCTCTCCACTTTAAATCTTATTGGTAGTAAAGAAATAGGGATGAGCAAAGAAAATGTTGATCAAATCGTTGTCCCAACTATTTTAAAATACAGTGGCTTTGCTGTTCTCAAAAAAGGGAAAATGGTGGGGCTACTGACGGATGAAGAAAGTAAGGGCTATAATTTTTTAACAGATAATATTAAAAGCACAATCGAGCAAATAACTTGTCCTGAGGATGGCAATTTAGCAGTGGAAATTACTCGTTCCAAAACAACCGTCAAAGGAAAATTTGACAATAATACACCTAAAATTCATGTATTAGTTGACCTTCAGCAAAATATTGGTGAGGTTAAGTGTGTAATTGATTTGACAAAAGAGCAAACAATTAAAGAAATTAACGACAAAACGTCCGATGTTATTAAACAAAAAATAGAAAAGACATTACATGCCTTACAAAAAAAATATGAGGCTGACGCTGTCCAATTTAATAAAGTGCTACACAAGCAGGAGCCTAAAAAATGGAGAAATATAAAAAATGAGTGGGAAAGCCTTTTTCCAAATGTTGAGGTTACAGTTGATGTAGTCGTACATACTAGAAATACTGGCACTATACAAAATTCAACATTTTTTCCTACACAGGAGTGA